A portion of the Marinobacter alexandrii genome contains these proteins:
- a CDS encoding LytTR family DNA-binding domain-containing protein produces the protein MSIKCLIVDDEPLAIEILQSYVERVESLELIATCNNAVKAFDVLKKESVDLLLLDIQMPKLTGIEFLKVLNPSPKVIFTTAYREYAVESYELNVVDYLLKPIAFDRFLMAINKVVKNGSSTLEMAQPKIESTQDGDPFLFLKVDRKMVKVYLKDITYIESLKDYVRVKKHDGKEVVSLQKISYLEQKLPSDCFLRVHKSYIISLKKVDAYSNTSIEVGGVEVPIGRSYKSEVVKVLNDQV, from the coding sequence ATGTCAATTAAATGCTTAATCGTTGATGATGAACCGCTAGCCATTGAGATTCTTCAATCTTATGTAGAGCGTGTGGAGTCATTAGAGCTTATTGCAACATGCAATAATGCGGTAAAGGCATTTGATGTATTGAAGAAGGAGTCAGTGGATTTACTTCTCTTAGATATTCAAATGCCCAAGTTGACAGGGATAGAATTTTTGAAGGTCTTAAACCCTTCGCCTAAAGTGATTTTTACAACTGCCTACCGAGAATATGCCGTTGAGAGCTATGAACTCAATGTTGTTGACTACTTACTCAAGCCAATAGCATTTGATCGCTTTTTGATGGCCATCAATAAAGTAGTGAAAAATGGGAGTTCGACACTTGAAATGGCTCAGCCAAAAATAGAATCCACTCAAGATGGTGACCCTTTTCTCTTCCTTAAGGTAGATCGGAAGATGGTAAAAGTCTATTTGAAAGACATTACATACATCGAAAGTTTGAAAGACTATGTGAGAGTTAAGAAACATGACGGGAAAGAGGTAGTGTCTCTCCAGAAAATTAGCTACCTCGAGCAAAAGTTACCTTCGGATTGCTTTTTAAGAGTTCATAAATCGTACATCATTTCTCTAAAGAAGGTTGATGCCTATTCAAATACATCTATTGAAGTAGGAGGAGTAGAAGTTCCTATTGGGAGAAGTTATAAGTCCGAGGTTGTTAAGGTGCTCAACGATCAAGTTTAA
- a CDS encoding histidine kinase has product MSRIKLEDILFRPPRILWHFVFWIVFISFFALVYGSFEEDYGRQYLILLTDAVLQIPAVYFTLYFLMPKFLFKERYIEFIIYLVLVILVVSGLLWLNYVLVQKPIFWPDNDYNPYFLNFGKMLKNTTKIYPVLVLAIVIKWFKYWYREQRANQLLVEEKLKAELNFLKAQVHPHFLFNTLNNLYALTLKQSKDAPEVVLKLSDLLNYMLYECTADEVLVEKEVKLLKDYISLEQIRYGERLNISFNILGQATAMRVAPLMLLPFVENSFKHGVSEEMDEAWVSIDLELKPERLTLKVENSKSKHEDRDDKFNYKQGIGLKNVRRRLELLYPEKHKLDMHDSEDSFLIVLNINLRTDVN; this is encoded by the coding sequence ATGAGTCGCATTAAACTTGAAGATATTCTATTTAGGCCCCCAAGGATTCTATGGCACTTTGTGTTTTGGATTGTATTCATAAGCTTCTTCGCACTGGTGTATGGAAGTTTTGAGGAAGACTATGGACGGCAATACCTGATTCTACTTACTGATGCTGTTCTCCAAATTCCAGCTGTTTACTTCACGCTTTATTTTCTGATGCCCAAGTTCCTATTCAAGGAACGCTATATAGAGTTCATCATTTATTTGGTTCTGGTGATTTTAGTAGTTAGTGGATTGCTTTGGCTCAACTACGTCTTAGTACAGAAGCCGATATTCTGGCCTGATAATGATTACAATCCATACTTTTTGAATTTTGGAAAAATGCTGAAAAACACCACCAAGATTTATCCAGTCTTGGTCTTGGCAATAGTGATTAAGTGGTTTAAGTATTGGTATCGAGAGCAAAGAGCGAATCAATTGTTGGTTGAGGAAAAGCTTAAGGCTGAATTAAATTTTTTGAAAGCTCAGGTTCATCCTCATTTTTTGTTTAATACGCTTAACAACCTTTACGCATTGACGCTGAAGCAGTCAAAAGATGCCCCAGAAGTAGTATTGAAGCTTTCAGATTTACTCAATTACATGCTTTATGAGTGCACAGCTGATGAAGTTCTTGTTGAGAAAGAAGTCAAACTGTTGAAGGACTATATTTCCCTAGAACAAATTCGATACGGTGAGCGGCTGAATATTTCTTTTAATATTCTCGGACAGGCTACAGCAATGCGGGTAGCTCCTTTAATGCTTTTGCCTTTTGTAGAAAACAGCTTTAAACATGGTGTAAGTGAGGAAATGGATGAAGCATGGGTGAGCATTGACCTTGAACTTAAACCAGAAAGACTAACCTTAAAGGTAGAAAACAGTAAAAGTAAACATGAGGATAGGGATGACAAATTCAACTACAAACAAGGGATAGGGCTAAAAAATGTAAGAAGAAGATTAGAGTTGCTTTATCCTGAAAAGCATAAACTGGATATGCACGATTCAGAAGATTCATTTTTGATAGTGCTTAACATCAATCTTAGAACAGATGTCAATTAA